In a single window of the Streptomyces sp. NBC_00285 genome:
- a CDS encoding response regulator transcription factor, whose product MTVDILIVDDHPVVRFGLRGMLEAYDDLRVVGEAGSGDEAIVLAAAMLPDVVLMDLRMPGTDGTAATARIRQEHPGIRVLVLTTYEGDADILSAIEAGATGYLLKDTPIGTLTDAIRAAARGETVLAPPVAARLVTRMQAPAVEQLTPREVQVLDLVARGLSNGEIGRQLYIGEATVKTHLLRTFVKLGVNDRTAAVTVALSRGVLTPPHQ is encoded by the coding sequence ATGACCGTCGACATCCTGATCGTCGACGATCACCCCGTCGTACGCTTCGGCCTCCGCGGCATGCTTGAGGCCTACGACGACCTGCGGGTCGTCGGCGAGGCGGGCTCCGGTGACGAGGCGATCGTCCTCGCCGCCGCGATGCTCCCGGACGTCGTCCTGATGGACCTGCGCATGCCGGGCACCGACGGTACCGCCGCGACGGCGCGCATCCGCCAGGAGCACCCCGGCATTCGCGTGCTCGTGCTGACCACCTACGAAGGTGACGCCGACATCCTGTCGGCGATCGAGGCCGGCGCCACCGGGTACCTGCTCAAGGACACCCCGATCGGTACCCTGACCGACGCGATCCGGGCGGCCGCCCGCGGCGAGACGGTCCTCGCCCCACCGGTCGCCGCCCGGCTCGTGACGCGCATGCAGGCGCCTGCCGTGGAACAGTTGACCCCCCGCGAGGTTCAGGTGCTCGACCTCGTCGCGCGCGGCCTGTCCAACGGAGAGATCGGCCGGCAGCTGTACATCGGCGAAGCGACAGTGAAGACGCACCTCCTGCGTACGTTCGTGAAGCTGGGCGTGAACGACCGCACCGCGGCCGTCACCGTCGCTCTCTCCCGAGGCGTTCTCACCCCACCGCACCAGTGA
- a CDS encoding inositol monophosphatase family protein has protein sequence MSQELLAAATVAAVRHAGALMMTRYATESRPPGLPELLANLQANDAAVVATLRPALTEALPSAGWLNDEHGSGPLATGEWWLIDPVGGNVNAVHGMPDWNIGVSLVRDGRPVLAVVYFPVLDEMFTATQDGGAFLDGVRLRVSTKTSLDGALAGTGQAQPGHDAEFAKRMGSAFAAMSNAALYVRVSVPVTHQLAQVAAGRMDLHWQFDNVRSHTAGVLLVQEAGGVVTDLEGKPWELTSESYVAAAPGVHAAALEVLTA, from the coding sequence ATGAGCCAGGAACTTCTTGCCGCCGCCACCGTCGCCGCCGTCCGCCACGCCGGCGCCCTGATGATGACGCGCTATGCCACCGAGTCCCGTCCCCCCGGGCTCCCCGAACTGCTCGCGAACCTCCAGGCCAATGACGCGGCCGTGGTCGCCACGTTGCGCCCGGCGCTGACCGAGGCTCTGCCGAGCGCGGGCTGGCTCAACGACGAACACGGATCGGGACCTCTGGCCACGGGCGAGTGGTGGCTCATCGACCCGGTCGGCGGCAACGTCAACGCCGTGCACGGCATGCCCGACTGGAACATCGGTGTGAGCCTCGTCCGCGACGGCCGCCCGGTGCTGGCGGTGGTCTACTTCCCGGTCCTCGACGAGATGTTCACGGCGACCCAGGACGGCGGGGCGTTCCTCGACGGTGTACGGCTGCGGGTCTCGACCAAGACGTCACTGGACGGCGCACTCGCCGGGACCGGCCAGGCCCAGCCGGGTCACGACGCCGAGTTCGCGAAGCGGATGGGCTCCGCCTTCGCCGCGATGTCCAACGCCGCCCTCTATGTACGGGTCTCCGTACCGGTGACCCACCAGCTCGCCCAGGTCGCCGCGGGCCGGATGGACCTGCACTGGCAGTTCGACAACGTCCGGTCCCACACGGCGGGTGTGCTGCTGGTCCAGGAGGCCGGAGGCGTCGTGACCGACCTCGAGGGCAAACCGTGGGAACTGACCAGCGAGAGCTATGTCGCCGCCGCACCGGGCGTGCACGCCGCCGCACTGGAGGTCCTCACCGCCTGA
- a CDS encoding LysR family transcriptional regulator yields MQLDLNLLTVLDALLEEGSVMGAAERLHLSSPAVSRTLGRLRAVTGDDILVRTGHSMTPTPYAVSVREDVHRLVRQAREVLSPIRELNLAEMDRTFTIQCHDAVAASLVPVLVERIQQRASGVQLRVLAENAVDTDDLRHGRVDLELGGDRPGLPEFRSEPLGVDRLVVAMRADHPCAAGLDLASYAAQPHVVISRRGRLSAPIDEVLAAEGLRRRVVAAVATVSCALQIAARGDALVTCTAIFGRPLIKAFGLLARPLPIETPAATINCNWHQRYDSDPAHAWLREQVRESFEEISVG; encoded by the coding sequence ATGCAATTGGACTTGAATCTGCTGACCGTGCTGGACGCCCTGCTCGAAGAGGGCAGCGTCATGGGCGCGGCCGAGCGGCTGCACCTGTCCTCGCCCGCGGTCAGCCGCACCCTCGGCCGACTTCGCGCCGTCACGGGGGACGACATCCTGGTGCGCACCGGCCACTCGATGACTCCCACCCCGTATGCGGTGTCGGTACGGGAGGACGTGCACCGGTTGGTCAGGCAAGCGCGTGAAGTGCTCTCGCCGATACGTGAGTTGAACCTTGCAGAGATGGATCGCACGTTCACGATCCAGTGCCACGACGCGGTGGCCGCGTCGCTGGTACCCGTGCTGGTCGAGAGGATCCAACAGCGGGCTTCAGGTGTGCAGTTGCGGGTGCTGGCGGAGAACGCCGTCGACACCGACGACCTGCGTCACGGCCGTGTCGATCTGGAACTCGGCGGCGACAGGCCAGGTCTGCCCGAGTTTCGGTCCGAGCCGCTCGGCGTCGATCGGCTCGTCGTGGCGATGCGCGCGGACCACCCCTGCGCCGCCGGACTCGACTTGGCTTCCTACGCGGCACAGCCGCATGTGGTGATCTCCCGGCGTGGCCGTCTCTCCGCGCCGATCGACGAAGTGCTGGCCGCCGAAGGGCTGCGGCGCCGGGTGGTCGCGGCCGTGGCGACGGTGTCCTGTGCCCTGCAGATCGCCGCCCGTGGCGACGCGCTGGTCACCTGTACGGCGATCTTCGGCCGCCCGCTCATCAAGGCGTTCGGGCTCCTCGCCCGGCCGCTGCCGATCGAGACCCCGGCGGCGACGATCAACTGCAACTGGCACCAGCGCTACGACTCCGACCCCGCCCACGCCTGGCTCCGCGAACAGGTCCGGGAGTCGTTCGAGGAGATCTCCGTCGGCTGA